GGCGGGCGTGGACGTGGTGCCAGTGCCCGTCTACTACCCGGACGTGACGCACATCCTCGGCAAGCCGGTGTTCCGGCGGCTGGTGGACATCCCGGGCGACGTCGATCTCGTGGACGTGTTCCGGCGGCCCCAGGACATCGACCAGCACGTGGACGACATCCTCGCCAAGAAGCCCAAGGCCGTCTGGTTCCAGTCCGGCATCCGCAACGACGCGGCGGCCGAGAAGCTGGCCCGGGCGGGCATCAAGGTGGTGCAGGATCGCTGCCTGATGGTGGACCACCGGCGCTACGGCCGCTGAGCACCGCGCGCGTCACGCCTGCTCGAAGGGCACGGGAGGCCGGGCCATGGCGCGCTCGGCGCTCAGCTTCGCCTGGTGCAGGGCATCGAAGCCGCGCTCCATCTGCGACGGCGACACCGGCGGCAGGGTGGACACCACCACGTAGACGGGGACGTTGCGCTCCTTCAGCAGCGACAGCTGCAGCCGGAAGTGGTCCTGTCTCAGCGCCGCCGAGCCCGCGGCAATCCCCTGCGCGTACGCCATGGGGCCTCCGAGCATCTTGCGCGTGCGGCTCGGCAGGTAGTGCACGAGGATGGCGTCCAGGTCCTTCCCGACGGCGCTCTCCCTCATGGCCAGCGCGGGCGCCTTGTCCACCAGGCCCCCGTCCCAGTACAGGTCCCTCCCCAGCCGCACCGCGCGGAACAGGCCCGGGTAGGCGCACGTGGCGTGCACCCGCGGCGCCAGCTCGCCCGAGGTGAACACCTCGTGCGTGCCCTGCGTGAGGTTGGCGCTCACCAGCAGCAGCGGGTGCGGCAGCTCCTCGAAGCCGTGCACCGGCAGCGTGTCCTCCAGCAGCCGGCGGAAGCGCTCGCCCTTGAGCAGGCCCGTGGCCCCGTGGCCCTCGCTCGGAAACGCGTTGAGCACCGCTCCAATCGGATCCGGATCCCAGAACGCCTGCCGCGTCTGCTTGAGGACCAGCTCCTCGATGGTGTGCACGCTCGCCCCCGCGGCGGCATACGCGGCCACCAGGCCCCCGGCGCTCGTCCCGGCGTACGCAGCGGGCTTCAACCCCGTGGCCGCCAGCCCCTTGAGGAAGCCGGCATGTCCATAGAAGCCGAAGTACCCGGCGGAGAGGACGAGTCCGAAACGTTTGCCTTCGAGGAGCTGGTGCAGGGTGGGGGCGGCCATAGGGGCCCGTCTCTAGACGACGCTTCCCCACATGGCAACGCGACGCGTCGCCTCGACGAACTTCCCTGGCCTTCCACGTCACATCGACGTATGTTGATTCGCCGATATGGAAGAGCTGTCACAATCCTTCCGGGCCCTGGGTGACCCGACACGCTTGCGCATCCTGCGGCTGATGGCGCGGGCTCCGCTGAACGTGTCGGAGCTGGTGTCCCTGGTGGGGGTGGCGCAGTCCTCGGTGTCGCACCACCTGGGCAAGCTCAAGGGGCTGGGGCTCATCCGCGAGGAGCGGCAGGCGGGCTTCACCTACTACTCGCTGTCGCTGGAGCCGCAGGACGCGCGCTGGCCGCTCATCCGCCTGGCCCGCGAGGCTACCGATGACGAAGGGGACCTGGCCCGGCTCGAGGATCTCCTGCGCCAGCGCGAGGACCGGCAGGCCCTCAACGAGCGGCTGCTGGAGCCCGGCCAGTCCTGGTTCCTGTGGGCGGGGGCGCTGGCCTCGCTGCTGCCGGCGCTGGACGTGGCGGACTTCGGGTGCGGCACGGGCGTGCTGTCGGTGGCCATCGCCCGGTGGGCCTCGCGGGTGTGGGCCATCGACCAGAGCGAGGCCGCGCTGGCCCAGGCCCGCGAGCGCGCCGCCCGCGAGGGCCGCACCAACATCACCTTCCTGCGCGAGGATCTGCACCGGCTGTCGCTGCCCCCGGGCCAGCGCGACCTGGTGGTCATCTCCCAGAGCCTCCACCACATGGAGTCCCCGCCCGCGGTGCTGGCCGAGGCCGCGCGCCTCCTCAAGCCCGGGGGCAAGCTGGTGCTGTTGGAGTTGATGCCCCACGACGAGCGGTGGGTGTTGGATCGGCTGGGCCACCGGCACCTCGGCTTCGCGCCGGAAACGCTCGAGGCTTCCCTGCGCGAGGTGGGCTTTGGCGCCCTCACGCGCGAAACCCATGCACGCGAGGGGGCGAGCCCCTTCCGCGTCTTCCTCCTCACTGGAGTCAAACAGTCATGAGCAGCCATCTTCCCGCCCCCTTCCTCTTCCTCCGGGGCAGCACGGCCGACGCGTGGAGGCCCTGCGGGCCGCGATGCGCGAGCGCGTGCTGGTGCTGGATGGCGCCATGGGCACCCAGTTGCAGGCCCAGAACCTCAAGGCCGCGGACTTCGGCGGCGCCGAGTACGAGGGCTGCAACGAGTACCTCGTCCTCACCCGGCCGGAGGTCATCCAGGGCATCCACGCCGCCTACTTCGCCTCGGGCGCGGACGTGACGGAGACGGACAGCTTCGGCGGCACGCCGCTGGTGCTGGGCGAGTTCGGCCTGTCGCACAAGGCGATGGAGATCAACCTCGCCGCCTCGAAGCTGGCCCTCAATGCCGCCGAGGCCGCCGAGGCGAAGGACGGGCGGATGCGCTGGGTGGCGGGCTCCATCGGCCCCACCACCAAGGCCATCAGCGTGACGGGGGGCATCACCTTCGAGGAGCTGGTGGACAACTTCGCCCTGCAGGCCGAGGGGCTCGCGCTGGGCGGCTCGGACTACCTGCTGGTGGAGACGTGCCAGGACACGCGCAACGTGAAGGCGGCGCTGCTCGGGTGCGAGCGGGCCTTCCGCAAGCTGGGGTGGAAGCTGCCGGTGGCGGTGTCCGGCACCATCGAGCCCATGGGCACCATGCTGGCCGGCCAGTCCGTGGAGGCGCTGGCGGCCTCGCTGGAGCACGTGGAGCTGCTCTACCTGGGCCTCAACTGCGCCACCGGCCCCGAGTTCATGACGGACCACATCCGCTCGCTGGCCGCCATGAGCCCCTTCGCCGTGTCGTGCGTGCCCAACGCGGGCCTGCCGGACGAGAACGGGCACTACCTGGAGTCCCCCGAGATGCTGGCGCGCTCGCTGCGCCGCTTCTGTGAGCAGGGCTGGCTCAACGTGGTGGGCGGTTGTTGTGGCACGCACACCGGACATGTGAGCGCCATCGCCCAGGCGGTGAAGGGCCTCACGCCTCGCCGCCAGCTCCCGCCGCCGCGCTCCACGCTCTCCGGCGTGGACTTCCTGGAGGTGCGCGACGAGGAGCGTCCCGTCATCGTCGGCGAGCGCACCAACGTCATCGGCAGCAAGAAGTTCAAGGAGCTCATCGTCGCGGGGCAGCTCGAGGACGCCTCGGAGATTGCCCGCGCCCAGGTGAAGCGGGGCGCGCAGGTCATCGACATCTGCCTGGCCAACCCGGACCGGGACGAGCTCGAGGACATGCGCCGTTTCCTGGAGGTGGTCGTCAAGAAGGTGCGCGTGCCCCTGATGATCGACTCCACGGACGAGCGCGTGCTCGCCATGTCGCTCACGTACTCGCAGGGCAAGGCCATCATCAACTCCGTCAACCTGGAGGACGGCGAGGAGCGCTTCGAGAAGGTGGTGCCGCTGGCGCGCGAGTTCGGCGCGGCGCTGGTGGTGGGCTGCATCGACGAGCAGGGCATGGCCGTCACCCGTCAGCGCAAGCTGGAGGTGGCCGAGCGCTCCTTCGCGCTGCTCACCGGCAAGTACGGCATGAAGGCGGAGGATCTGTACTTCGATCCGCTCGTCTTCCCGTGCGCCTCGGGCGACGCGCAGTACACGGGCAGCGCGGTGGAGACCATCGAGGGCGTGCGCCTCATCAAACAGCGCTTCCCCCAGTGCAAGACGGTGCTGGGCATCTCCAACGTGTCCTTCGGCCTGCCCACCGCCGGCCGCGAGGTGCTCAACTCGGTGTTCCTCTACCACTGCGTCCAGGCGGGCCTGGACATGGCGCTCGTCAACTCGGAGAAGCTCGAGCGCTACCCGTCGCTGCCTCCCGAGGAGCGCCAGCTGTCCGAGGATCTGCTCTACAACCGGGGGGGAGATCCCGTGACGCCCTTCGCCGCGCACTTCCGCGAGCGCAAGCCGAAGAAGGCGGACGTGAGCACGCTGCCGCTGGAGGAGCGGCTGCAGCGCTACATCATCGAGGGCAGCCGTGACGGCCTCCAGGCGGACCTGGACCTGGCGCTGCAGAAGTACGCGCCGCTGGAGATCATCAACGGCCCGCTGATGAAGGGCATGGACGAGGTGGGCCGGCTCTTCGGCGCCAACGAGCTCATCGTCGCCGAGGTGCTCCAGAGCGCCGAGTCGATGAAGGCGGCGGTGAGCTACCTGGAGCCGCTGATGAGCAAGGCCCAGGCGGCCAGCCGCGGGAAGATCGTGCTCGCCACGGTGAAGGGCGACGTGCACGACATCGGCAAGAACCTGGTGGAGATCATCCTCGCCAACAACGGCTTCCAGGTGGTGAACCTGGGCATCAAGGTGCCGCCCGAGCAGCTGGTGCTGGCGGTGCGCGAGCACTCCCCGGACATCCTCGGCCTGAGCGGCCTGCTGGTGAAGAGCGCGCACCAGATGGTGGCCACGGCGGAGGATCTCAAGCGCCAGGGCGTGGACGTGCCCATCCTGGTGGGCGGCGCCGCGCTGAGCCGCAACTTCGTGGACCGCAACATCGCGCCGGCCTACGGGGGCGGCACTGTGGCGTACGCGCAGGACGCCATGAGCGGCCTGGAGCTGGCCAAGCAGATCGTCGACCCGACGGCCCACGAGAAGCTCAAGGGCGAGCTGGCCGAGCGCCGCACGAAGCTGTCACAGCAGGACAAGGATCGGCCCAAGGCCAGCGCCCCGGTGGTGGCGGCGCGCAGCAAGGAGGTCCCCATCCTGGAGCAGGTGCCGCCCGCGCCGGACTACACGCGGCACGTGCTGACCAACACCCCGCTGGACACCATCTGGCGCTTCATCAACCCGGTGATGCTCTACGGGCGCCACCTGGGCCTGCGCACGGCCTCTCGCGCGCTGGGCACCCCGGCCGAGGCGGAGCTGGCCAAGACGGACGAGGGCCGCAAGGCGCTCGCGCTCAAGGAGCAGGTGGAGCTCATCAAGGGCTCGCTGCGCGGCGGGCGCATGCAGGCCAAGGCCGTGTTCCGCTTCTTCAAGGCGGGCGGTGAGGGCAACCGCCTCCACCTCTTCGACGGCGAGACGGGCCAGCCCTCCGTGGCCTTCGAGCTGCCGCGCCAGGACAAGCCGGACGGGCTGTGCCTGGCCGACTTCGTCCAGCCGCTGGAGAACGGCCAGCCGCGCGACAACGTGGCCATGTTCGTGGTGACGGCCGGCCAGGGCATCCGCGAGCTGAGCGAGGAGTACAAGGCCAAGGGCGAGTTCCTGAAGATGCACGCGGTGCAGGCGCTCGCGCTGGAGACGGCCGAGGCCTACGCCGAGATGCTCCACACCCAGCTGCGCAGCATGTGGGGCTTCCCGGACAAGCCGGACATGACGATGCTCGAGCGCTTCCGCGCCGAGTACCAGGGCAAGCGCTACTCCTTCGGCTACCCCGCCTGCCCCCGCCTCGAGGATCAGACGCTCCTCTTCCAGGCCCTGCGCCCCGAGGACATCGGCGTCCAGCTCACCGACGGCTGCATGATGGAGCCCGAGGCCAGCGTCTCCGCGCTCGTCTTCCACCACCCCCAGGCACACTACTTCTCAGTGTCGTGAGATGGTTGACGCCGGAGTAGGCGTTATGGCGGTATGAAGCCCACATTTTAACACCTGGGTCAGTTTTGTCCCAGTGGTGGGTCATCCGCGATACTGGACGTGCGAAATCATGGTAGAAGTCCATCCCCACTGGTAGCGCGGTGGGGCCGATTGCCTCATCCTGGAGGCCCATGAGCACACGCAGTTCGGAAGGCCGTCATTTCGGAGTCGTTCGGGAGCTGAAGAATCAGTACGCGGAGGCCCAGTCCCCGGGGGTTCCGAAGGAGCAACTGGAGCGCATCCAGGCGCGGGTGAAGGAGCTGTTGCCGTCGCTGATGGCCTGGCGGGAGCGCTTCCCGGCCATCATGGCCTCGCGGCTCAAACCCGCCACGTTGGGTAGTGTGGCGGGTCACCCGGAGGTGACGCTCGAGCAGCACCTGCTCATCGCCAAGGCGGGGCTGCTGGTGTTCGCCGTGGACGACATCGCGGACGGGGAGATCGGCTCGCTGGAGGACGCGGAGATGCACCGCGTGTTCGAGCGCTACGTGGAGACGGCCCGTGCTCCGGACTCGCAGGAGTGGACGGGGACGGACGAGGGCAGCCTCGTGGGCGGCGCGGTGCAGGACGTGGCGAGGCAGCTGCACGCGGCTCCGGGAGCGGGGCGCTTCCTGGCGCTCTGGCAGGAGCACTTCCGGCGCATGTGCTCCGGCCACCTGACGGAGCTGCGCGACAAGCGCCGCTACCAGCGCGAGGGCGCGCTGCCCACGCTGGAGCACTACCTGGACGTGTCGCGGTGGACGTGCGGCGCGCCCATGTACCACAGCGCGGCGCTCGTGGTGCTCGGGCCGGAGTTCGCGGCGGATCCCCTCCAGGAGCCGCTCGTGGAGCACGCCCTGTCGGACATGGCGCTGCTGGGCCGGTGGATGAATGACGTGCGCAGCCTGGAGCGCGAGCGCGCCGAGGGGAAGGTCAACAGCCTGACCCTGCTGTGCGCGGCGGGCATGTCCGAGGCGGACGCCGAGCGCGAGGCGGTGAAGCGCTCCGGCGAGCACCTCGAGTCGCTCGCGGACGTCGCCGGACGCCTCCCCGAGCCGCTGCGTCCCTGGGGGAAGACGCTGGTGGCGACGGGTCACTTCAGCCGGATGTTCTACATGCAGCGCGAGTTCCACCATCCCGAGTCCAGCTCTCGCGAAGAGGCCTGATGAAACGCATCCAGGATGTCTTGTTGGCGGAGCTGCACTCGCTGGTGTCTGCCCTGGGTTCGAAGGGCGGGCTGATGAGCCCCTCCGTCTACGACACGGCGCAGATGCTCCTGACGCTGCCTCCGGCGGAGGGAGGCTGGCCCGCGGTGGAGTGGCTGCTGTCCCAGCAGCACCCGGATGGAGGATGGGGAGACCCGGCCATGCCGCTGCACCGGGACATCCCCACGCTGGCCGCCGTCCTCGCGTTGCGGGAGTACGGGCGCCGCCAGGGAACCCGCGCCGCCATCCAGGAGGGCGTGTCCTTCCTGCGCAAGCAGGCGGCGCTGTGGGCCACCATGGCCAAGGACGATCTGCCCGTGGGTGGGGAGATCGTCCTGCCCGGCCTGTTGAACCAGCTCGACGCGGCCGGGGAGATGCACATCCCCCGCAGGCCCTACGGCAAGTTGATTGAGTTCGGCGAGCGCAAGCGCCAGTCCGTCACGAAGCTGCCGAAGGTGCCGGGCATGCCGTGGAACCACGTCTGGGAGAGCACCGGCACCGAGCCCGAGCCGTGGCTCATCGACGGCGCGGGAGGTCTCAGCCACAGCCCGGCGGCGACGGCGGCGTGGGTGAAGGCCGCCTCGGGCCGGCCGGAGCTAGAGGAGACCGCGCAGCGCGCGCGCAGGTACCTGTCCAACGCCGAGCGCGCGTGCGAGATGGGGATTCCAGGCGTCACCTCGACCGTCTACCCGTTCGATCGCTACGAGCAGCTCTTCTCGCTCTACGCCCTGCAGATCGCCGGGGTGCTCAAGGATCCGCGCCTGGAGGGCGTGGTGATGCCCATCGTCCGGGAGCTGGCCTCGGCGCTGGGCCCCAAGGGCATCGCCATGAGCGACTACTTCCTGCAGGACGGAGATGACACGGCGGCGGCCGTGCTGCTCCTGCACGAGTTCGGCTACCCGGTGGACCTGTCCATCCTCTACCGCTTCCAGAACGACAACCACTTCGTCGCCTACGCGGGGGAGATGCACCCCTCGCCGACGGTGACGGCCCGCTGCATCCACGCCCTGATGGTGATGGGCCGGGACGTGGCGCCCTTCCAGCGCTTCCTGCTGGACCGCCAGGACGCGGATGGGCGCTGGACGGTGGACAAGTGGAACCGCTCCTGGCTGTACACGACGGGCCACGCGGCCATCGCCCTCATCGGCTCTCCGCACGTGGAGGCGCTGCGCGAGGCCGTCGAGGCCGTGCTCGTGTGCCAGAACCGCGACGGCGGCTGGAGCACCAATGGCCCCTCCAACCTGACGGAGACGGCCTACGCGGTGCTGATGCTCGCCTACCTGGAGCGCCACGGCTTCATCAACCAGGGCATCACCCTGTCGCTGGACCGGGCCTTCGCGTGGATGCTGCAGAACTACCGGCCCTTCGCCCGGCCCGACACCAAGGTGAAGTGTTGGATCGCCAAGGAGCTGTATCGCGTGGACCGCATCGACACCATCTTCGAGCTGAGCGCCATGTTGATGCTCGACGAGCGCAAGTCGAAGGAGCGCGGCGGCTGAGGCCAACGGGGCACCCCACGCGGGTGCCCCGGGCCTCGGTCCGGGCGGGGGGCGCTTATGCCACCCGGCTCACGGGGGCGTCCTTGCGGTGCTCCACCCTCATCTTCAGGTGCGAGGGGCGCAGCGTCACCGTGAGGACCTCGGGAGAGATCTCCTGGCCATCCACCAGCTCGATGTGGAGCCGCTGGACCATGGTGGCCACGATGAGCTGCTTCTCCATCAGGGCGAAGTGGTTGCCGATGCAGGTGTGCGGGCCCGCGCCGAAGGGGAACCAGGCGTAGCGCGGCAGCTGCTTCTCGCGCTCCGGCAGGAAGCGATCGGGATCGAAGCGCTCCGGGTCCGGGAAGAACTTCTCATCGCGGTGGATGATGTAGGGCGGCATGAGGACCATCTGCCCCTTGGGCAGACGATAGCCCTCGATCTCCAGGTCCTTCGTGGGCGCGCGGGCGAGCATGAAGATGACGGGGTAGAGCCGCAGCGACTCCTTGATGACCTGGAGCGTGTAGCGCAGCTGGGGCAGGTGCTCGAAGGCCGGAGGGCGTCCGCCCAGGACGGTGTCCACCTCCTGGCGCACGCGGGCGAGCACCTCGGGGTGGCGGGCCAGCAGGTACCACGTCCAGCCCAGCGAGAGCGCGGTCGACTCATGCCCGGAGTAGATGGTCATGAGATCGTCGTGGAGCTGATCCTCGTCGATGGGCTGGCCCTCCTCGTCGCGCACCTGCACCAGTGAGGACAGCATGTCCTTGCGCTGCGCATGGTCCACGCGCCGCTGGCGGATCATCCCGCGGAAGGTCGTGTCGATGGTGCGCAGGGCCTCGCGGACGCGCCGGTTGCGAGGTGTCGGCCAGGAGAGGGGAATCTGCACGAGGCTGGAGGTGAGGTACTCGATGTGCTCCAGGGCCTGCCCCATGGCGCCGAGCAGCTCGTTCGTCTCGTGGCGGTAGTCCACGTCGAAGAGCGTCTTGCCGATGATGCGCATCGTCAGGGTGGCCATCTCGTCGTGGACGTCGAACGTCTGTCCGTCCCGCCAGCCCTCGATGGCATCCAGGGTGTACTGCACCATGGTCTGCGTGAAGTGGGCGAGCTGCTCGCGCTGGAAGCTGGGGGCCAGCAGCTTGCGCTGCTTGCGGTGCTGGGGCCCGTGGAGCAGCACCAGGCTGCGCTCGCCCACGAGCGGGGTGAAGGTCTTCACCAGGGGGCCGCCATCCACGTCGTTGGCGTGGGTGTGCAGCAGGGTGTGCGAGATGCTTCCGGAGGTGACGACCTGGACGGGGACCGGACCGATGCGGATGGTGCCGATCTCTCCGCAGCGCTCCTTGATGTCGCGGAACAGCTTCAGCCGGTGGTGCCTGAAGTCGGACAGGTTGCCCAGCAGGAAGCCGCCAGGGAAGCGGGGGATGTCCCTGGCGGTGGGGAGGGGGTGAGGGCGGGAGCGGGGGAGGGCTCCGGAGGGTGACCTACGGGGGCGGGGGAGTCCATCCAACTCCTCTACACCGTGAGGCCCCGCGCCGCCAAGGTTGCGAGTCCGAGGGACTACCTGAAAGGTAAGACTAGCGGCACTGCAGGCCGAGCCAGGCACGGTCGAACCGGCAAGCGCGGAGATCCTGCTCACGGAGGAGGAGGTAGAGGTTGCCCCCATCGCCCCAGGTGAAGCCCGTCTGGTCATCCGAGCCGATCTGCCACAGCAGGCGCCAGGCGGAGGCACCGGGCTCGAGCCGGCGCGCTTCGGGGGAGTCGTAGCCGCGCGAGTCGCCGCAGTACAGGCCGTGGGTGACGAGCTCGGCCTCCAGGCGGGCGTCGTTCTGGATCCACCAGGGATGGCCCTCCACCTGGTGGGCGTGCTCGCCGCCGGTGAGCCGCTCGCGCAGGACGGCGTAGTCGTCCGCCTGCTCCTGGCCCCACTCGTCCGCGGGCAGGGGCGCGCGGCGGTCCCAGGGGTCCGGCAGGCAGACGCCGAGCCGGGGCTCCAACCGCAGCGGCAGGTCGAAGGCCAGGCCGGCGTCCTCCAGCTCCTGGG
The sequence above is drawn from the Archangium gephyra genome and encodes:
- a CDS encoding CoA-binding protein, translated to MSYEQNLIEDEAGIRAVVQASKRVAVLGIKTEQHGGQPAFYVPQYLAGAGVDVVPVPVYYPDVTHILGKPVFRRLVDIPGDVDLVDVFRRPQDIDQHVDDILAKKPKAVWFQSGIRNDAAAEKLARAGIKVVQDRCLMVDHRRYGR
- a CDS encoding patatin-like phospholipase family protein produces the protein MAAPTLHQLLEGKRFGLVLSAGYFGFYGHAGFLKGLAATGLKPAAYAGTSAGGLVAAYAAAGASVHTIEELVLKQTRQAFWDPDPIGAVLNAFPSEGHGATGLLKGERFRRLLEDTLPVHGFEELPHPLLLVSANLTQGTHEVFTSGELAPRVHATCAYPGLFRAVRLGRDLYWDGGLVDKAPALAMRESAVGKDLDAILVHYLPSRTRKMLGGPMAYAQGIAAGSAALRQDHFRLQLSLLKERNVPVYVVVSTLPPVSPSQMERGFDALHQAKLSAERAMARPPVPFEQA
- a CDS encoding ArsR/SmtB family transcription factor — its product is MEELSQSFRALGDPTRLRILRLMARAPLNVSELVSLVGVAQSSVSHHLGKLKGLGLIREERQAGFTYYSLSLEPQDARWPLIRLAREATDDEGDLARLEDLLRQREDRQALNERLLEPGQSWFLWAGALASLLPALDVADFGCGTGVLSVAIARWASRVWAIDQSEAALAQARERAAREGRTNITFLREDLHRLSLPPGQRDLVVISQSLHHMESPPAVLAEAARLLKPGGKLVLLELMPHDERWVLDRLGHRHLGFAPETLEASLREVGFGALTRETHAREGASPFRVFLLTGVKQS
- the metH gene encoding methionine synthase, producing MRERVLVLDGAMGTQLQAQNLKAADFGGAEYEGCNEYLVLTRPEVIQGIHAAYFASGADVTETDSFGGTPLVLGEFGLSHKAMEINLAASKLALNAAEAAEAKDGRMRWVAGSIGPTTKAISVTGGITFEELVDNFALQAEGLALGGSDYLLVETCQDTRNVKAALLGCERAFRKLGWKLPVAVSGTIEPMGTMLAGQSVEALAASLEHVELLYLGLNCATGPEFMTDHIRSLAAMSPFAVSCVPNAGLPDENGHYLESPEMLARSLRRFCEQGWLNVVGGCCGTHTGHVSAIAQAVKGLTPRRQLPPPRSTLSGVDFLEVRDEERPVIVGERTNVIGSKKFKELIVAGQLEDASEIARAQVKRGAQVIDICLANPDRDELEDMRRFLEVVVKKVRVPLMIDSTDERVLAMSLTYSQGKAIINSVNLEDGEERFEKVVPLAREFGAALVVGCIDEQGMAVTRQRKLEVAERSFALLTGKYGMKAEDLYFDPLVFPCASGDAQYTGSAVETIEGVRLIKQRFPQCKTVLGISNVSFGLPTAGREVLNSVFLYHCVQAGLDMALVNSEKLERYPSLPPEERQLSEDLLYNRGGDPVTPFAAHFRERKPKKADVSTLPLEERLQRYIIEGSRDGLQADLDLALQKYAPLEIINGPLMKGMDEVGRLFGANELIVAEVLQSAESMKAAVSYLEPLMSKAQAASRGKIVLATVKGDVHDIGKNLVEIILANNGFQVVNLGIKVPPEQLVLAVREHSPDILGLSGLLVKSAHQMVATAEDLKRQGVDVPILVGGAALSRNFVDRNIAPAYGGGTVAYAQDAMSGLELAKQIVDPTAHEKLKGELAERRTKLSQQDKDRPKASAPVVAARSKEVPILEQVPPAPDYTRHVLTNTPLDTIWRFINPVMLYGRHLGLRTASRALGTPAEAELAKTDEGRKALALKEQVELIKGSLRGGRMQAKAVFRFFKAGGEGNRLHLFDGETGQPSVAFELPRQDKPDGLCLADFVQPLENGQPRDNVAMFVVTAGQGIRELSEEYKAKGEFLKMHAVQALALETAEAYAEMLHTQLRSMWGFPDKPDMTMLERFRAEYQGKRYSFGYPACPRLEDQTLLFQALRPEDIGVQLTDGCMMEPEASVSALVFHHPQAHYFSVS
- a CDS encoding terpene synthase family protein, with translation MSTRSSEGRHFGVVRELKNQYAEAQSPGVPKEQLERIQARVKELLPSLMAWRERFPAIMASRLKPATLGSVAGHPEVTLEQHLLIAKAGLLVFAVDDIADGEIGSLEDAEMHRVFERYVETARAPDSQEWTGTDEGSLVGGAVQDVARQLHAAPGAGRFLALWQEHFRRMCSGHLTELRDKRRYQREGALPTLEHYLDVSRWTCGAPMYHSAALVVLGPEFAADPLQEPLVEHALSDMALLGRWMNDVRSLERERAEGKVNSLTLLCAAGMSEADAEREAVKRSGEHLESLADVAGRLPEPLRPWGKTLVATGHFSRMFYMQREFHHPESSSREEA
- a CDS encoding prenyltransferase/squalene oxidase repeat-containing protein; translation: MKRIQDVLLAELHSLVSALGSKGGLMSPSVYDTAQMLLTLPPAEGGWPAVEWLLSQQHPDGGWGDPAMPLHRDIPTLAAVLALREYGRRQGTRAAIQEGVSFLRKQAALWATMAKDDLPVGGEIVLPGLLNQLDAAGEMHIPRRPYGKLIEFGERKRQSVTKLPKVPGMPWNHVWESTGTEPEPWLIDGAGGLSHSPAATAAWVKAASGRPELEETAQRARRYLSNAERACEMGIPGVTSTVYPFDRYEQLFSLYALQIAGVLKDPRLEGVVMPIVRELASALGPKGIAMSDYFLQDGDDTAAAVLLLHEFGYPVDLSILYRFQNDNHFVAYAGEMHPSPTVTARCIHALMVMGRDVAPFQRFLLDRQDADGRWTVDKWNRSWLYTTGHAAIALIGSPHVEALREAVEAVLVCQNRDGGWSTNGPSNLTETAYAVLMLAYLERHGFINQGITLSLDRAFAWMLQNYRPFARPDTKVKCWIAKELYRVDRIDTIFELSAMLMLDERKSKERGG
- a CDS encoding cytochrome P450: MDGLPRPRRSPSGALPRSRPHPLPTARDIPRFPGGFLLGNLSDFRHHRLKLFRDIKERCGEIGTIRIGPVPVQVVTSGSISHTLLHTHANDVDGGPLVKTFTPLVGERSLVLLHGPQHRKQRKLLAPSFQREQLAHFTQTMVQYTLDAIEGWRDGQTFDVHDEMATLTMRIIGKTLFDVDYRHETNELLGAMGQALEHIEYLTSSLVQIPLSWPTPRNRRVREALRTIDTTFRGMIRQRRVDHAQRKDMLSSLVQVRDEEGQPIDEDQLHDDLMTIYSGHESTALSLGWTWYLLARHPEVLARVRQEVDTVLGGRPPAFEHLPQLRYTLQVIKESLRLYPVIFMLARAPTKDLEIEGYRLPKGQMVLMPPYIIHRDEKFFPDPERFDPDRFLPEREKQLPRYAWFPFGAGPHTCIGNHFALMEKQLIVATMVQRLHIELVDGQEISPEVLTVTLRPSHLKMRVEHRKDAPVSRVA
- a CDS encoding DUF1963 domain-containing protein, producing MPLAPPQELEDAGLAFDLPLRLEPRLGVCLPDPWDRRAPLPADEWGQEQADDYAVLRERLTGGEHAHQVEGHPWWIQNDARLEAELVTHGLYCGDSRGYDSPEARRLEPGASAWRLLWQIGSDDQTGFTWGDGGNLYLLLREQDLRACRFDRAWLGLQCR